One Pyxicephalus adspersus chromosome 3, UCB_Pads_2.0, whole genome shotgun sequence genomic window carries:
- the LOC140327365 gene encoding vomeronasal type-2 receptor 26-like: protein MREENCPLCFYLETWFILILEIPQARCNDPCLPGSRKVSTGEIHVCCYRCVICSEGEVSNVIDSDICYKCPDDQWPDERKVKCIPKTYEYLSYDMDIMTQAFYIIVTFCSAVTVFIMTLFIIFRDTPIVKANNQNVSFILLTSILLSFLCVFLFLGRPVDITCMLRQILYGIFFSIAVSSVLAKTITVCIAFKASKPGSVWRKWVGEKISNSVVLITSFVQVLICVIWLSVSPPYQEYDLHFSPGKIVIQCNEGSVIGFYSMLGYMGFLAAVSFVLAFMVRTLPDSFNEAKYITFSMLVFCSVWIAMIPAYLSTRGKYMVAVEIFAILASSAGLLGCIFFPKCYIIIIKPERNTRKFILNKIRL, encoded by the exons ATGAGAGAGGAGAATTGTCCATTGTGCTTTTATTTGGAAACATGGTTTATTTTGATTTTAGAG attCCCCAAGCTCGGTGCAATGACCCGTGTCTTCCGGGATCCCGAAAAGTTTCAACTGGAGAAATTCATGTTTGCTGTTACCGATGTGTAATATGTTCTGAAGGGGAAGTCTCCAACGTAatag ACAGTGATATCTGCTACAAATGTCCTGATGACCAGTGGCCAGATGAGAGAAAAGTGAAATGTATTCCCAAAACATATGAATATTTGTCCTATGACATGGACATCATGACTCAggcattttatattattgttacattttgttccGCTGTAACTGTCTTTATaatgacattatttattatattccgGGACACTCCAATAGTGAAAGCCAATAACCAGAATGTGAGTTTCATCCTCCTGACCTCCATCTTGCTGAGCTTCCTCTGTGTCTTCCTGTTCCTTGGTCGTCCTGTGGATATAACCTGCATGCTGAGACAAATATTATATGGGATCTTCTTCTCCATCGCTGTGTCTTCTGTTCTGGCCAAGACTATCACAGTCTGCATTGCCTTCAAAGCCTCCAAACCTGGCAGTGTATGGAGGAAGTGGGTGGGAGAGAAGATTTCTAATTCTGTTGTCCTAATCACTTCCTTTGTCCAGGTTCTGATCTGTGTTATTTGGCTATCAGTGTCCCCTCCCTACCAAGAGTATGACTTGCACTTCTCTCCTGGGAAGATTGTCATTCAGTGTAATGAGGGGTCAGTTATCGGGTTCTACTCCATGTTGGGTTATATGGggtttctggcagctgtgagttttgttctggctttcatggtgaggacattaccggacagttttaatgaggccaagtacatcaccttcagcatgctggtgttctgcagtgtgtggattgccatgatcccggcctatctgagcaccagagggaaatacatggtggctgtaGAGATATTCGCCATATTGGCCTCCAGTGCTGGGTTATTAGGCTGTATATTCTTCCCTAAATGTTACATAATTATCATAAAACCTGAGAGAAATACAAGAAAATTTATACTTAACAAGATCAGATTATAA